A genomic region of Trichothermofontia sichuanensis B231 contains the following coding sequences:
- the nadB gene encoding L-aspartate oxidase — MNLPRSQSPAVAPCRLSLDNPFDVIIVGGGAAGLYAALCLPSQLRVALIAKEPLPISASDWAQGGIAAVMAPDDSFDLHIADTLQAGAGLCDEPAVRFLVEQAPRCIQTLIELGVAFDRNEGQLAMTLEAAHSRRRVLHAADTTGRAVVSILATHVLNRPNVQVISPGFVLDLWLTPERSRCQGVCLLWQDHLHWLQATAVILATGGGGQVFVQTTNPASATGDGVAIAWRAGAILRNLEFVQFHPTALTKAGAPRFLISEAVRGEGAHLIDKTGERFVFRYHPAGELAPRDVVSRAIFQHLQEQWAQPSRESPPHVWLDLRPIAPDRLQHRFPNIIQVCQSWGIDVFREPIPVAPAAHYWMGGVATDLDCRTSIPGLYAIGEVANTGVHGANRLASNSLLECIVFADRLREWQQEKGKREKEKSGVGIAPVNNAGAATQTPSAASFLSSLASDCPLLTHFRQQIPQLVWQSAGICRDRAPLVTAIEQVIQWRTQYQQLAMSQALGRLQPAESVALAVGAGEVVRLWAEVGNLLDVAYLLLKSALFRTESRGGHYRVDFPKTDPSWQVHTIIQGQQWSTAPVLSANQVGETSPSANRVPPQFPGE; from the coding sequence GCGCAGGGTGGCATTGCCGCCGTGATGGCACCCGATGACTCCTTTGACCTACACATCGCCGACACCCTTCAGGCCGGTGCCGGGCTGTGTGACGAGCCAGCCGTGCGCTTTCTGGTCGAACAGGCTCCCCGCTGTATCCAGACATTGATCGAGTTAGGGGTTGCCTTCGATCGCAACGAGGGACAGCTGGCCATGACCCTAGAAGCAGCCCATTCCCGGCGACGGGTACTTCATGCCGCCGATACAACCGGGCGAGCCGTGGTGAGCATCCTAGCGACCCACGTACTGAATCGGCCCAATGTTCAGGTCATCTCGCCAGGGTTTGTGTTAGATCTCTGGCTAACGCCCGAGCGATCGCGCTGTCAGGGAGTCTGTCTGCTTTGGCAAGATCACCTCCATTGGCTCCAGGCAACGGCGGTCATCCTGGCAACCGGCGGGGGGGGACAAGTGTTTGTCCAAACCACGAATCCCGCTTCCGCGACGGGGGATGGGGTCGCGATCGCGTGGCGAGCGGGTGCCATTTTGCGGAATTTGGAATTTGTCCAATTTCACCCCACAGCACTGACGAAAGCAGGGGCACCCCGTTTTTTGATTAGCGAAGCCGTTCGGGGAGAAGGTGCCCATCTCATCGATAAGACCGGCGAGCGCTTTGTCTTTCGCTACCATCCTGCTGGCGAACTCGCCCCCCGTGATGTCGTGAGTCGGGCCATTTTTCAACACCTACAGGAACAATGGGCACAACCCAGCAGGGAATCCCCCCCCCACGTTTGGCTGGACCTACGCCCGATCGCGCCCGATCGCCTTCAACATCGCTTTCCCAACATTATCCAGGTCTGTCAATCCTGGGGCATTGATGTGTTCCGGGAACCGATTCCTGTTGCCCCTGCGGCCCACTACTGGATGGGTGGTGTGGCCACGGATCTGGACTGCCGAACCTCTATCCCAGGCTTGTATGCGATCGGGGAGGTGGCCAACACGGGTGTACACGGAGCCAATCGGCTAGCGAGTAACTCATTACTGGAATGTATTGTGTTTGCTGATCGCCTACGGGAGTGGCAGCAGGAAAAAGGGAAAAGGGAAAAGGAAAAAAGTGGGGTGGGTATTGCACCTGTTAATAACGCTGGGGCAGCTACCCAAACGCCTTCTGCCGCCTCTTTTCTCTCTTCTCTTGCCTCTGATTGCCCCCTCCTCACCCACTTCCGCCAACAAATCCCCCAACTGGTGTGGCAAAGTGCCGGCATCTGTCGCGATCGCGCCCCCCTAGTAACCGCGATTGAACAGGTTATTCAGTGGCGGACACAGTATCAGCAGTTGGCCATGAGTCAGGCGTTGGGCAGACTACAACCAGCGGAATCTGTCGCCCTAGCGGTGGGAGCAGGGGAAGTGGTCCGGCTATGGGCCGAAGTGGGTAATCTGCTGGATGTGGCTTATCTGTTACTCAAAAGCGCTCTGTTTCGCACCGAAAGTCGGGGGGGACACTATCGGGTTGATTTTCCTAAAACAGATCCGAGCTGGCAGGTCCATACGATCATCCAAGGGCAACAGTGGTCTACAGCCCCGGTTCTGAGCGCGAATCAGGTTGGCGAAACGTCACCGTCGGCGAATCGAGTACCGCCACAATTTCCTGGGGAGTAA
- a CDS encoding N-acetylmannosamine-6-phosphate 2-epimerase, producing the protein MSDLLPSSTARLPHGALAAALHHGLIVSCQAPVDSPLHDARVIAAMAQAAVRQGAVGVRIDTPEHVRQVRWRLPEIPIIGLWKQSLPGFDVYITPQFHHAQAIAAAGADIIAIDATLRPRPNGETVRSLTTHIHEQLGKLVMADVDSLAAAVAAVEAGVDLVGTTLYGYTAQTQDQTPPGFDLLRVLVQTLSIPVICEGGISTPAQAQQAFALGATAIVVGTAITGIEPLTQAYVRACPR; encoded by the coding sequence ATGTCTGATCTCCTGCCATCGTCAACGGCGCGTTTGCCACACGGTGCTCTCGCTGCCGCCTTGCACCACGGTCTGATTGTTTCCTGTCAGGCACCCGTAGATTCTCCCCTGCATGATGCCCGCGTGATTGCCGCGATGGCCCAAGCAGCGGTGCGTCAAGGGGCCGTGGGGGTACGCATCGATACACCAGAGCATGTGCGTCAGGTGCGATGGCGGTTACCTGAAATCCCCATCATTGGTCTGTGGAAGCAGTCACTGCCTGGATTTGATGTGTATATTACCCCCCAGTTTCATCATGCCCAGGCGATCGCCGCTGCCGGTGCCGACATCATTGCCATTGATGCCACCCTGCGCCCCCGTCCCAATGGCGAAACGGTGCGATCGCTGACCACCCATATTCATGAGCAACTGGGTAAGTTAGTCATGGCTGATGTGGACAGCTTAGCGGCAGCGGTGGCGGCGGTTGAGGCCGGGGTGGATCTGGTGGGAACGACACTCTACGGTTACACGGCCCAAACCCAGGACCAAACCCCGCCTGGATTTGATCTCCTGCGGGTACTGGTGCAAACGCTGTCGATACCTGTGATTTGTGAAGGGGGCATTAGCACCCCGGCACAAGCCCAGCAAGCATTTGCCCTGGGGGCGACGGCGATCGTCGTCGGCACAGCCATTACCGGCATTGAACCCCTGACCCAAGCCTATGTCCGGGCTTGCCCCCGGTAG
- a CDS encoding response regulator has translation MQGHLNEIDIRSILQLIELGQRTGELYVETLTLPPWSTDGGSHANFLAGRGQVQRSWFVFFNNGHAVYATHPDEMLTRLQDYLRAYNITEIPSDIKVPAGAPNHVPEYDYLWALLEHRILTPDQARKIVRGLIRETLFDLLSLHQGTFVFELGAPLSPQLTTLEVGSLVRETMTQVQEWKQFYPHIQFPTQCPVPADGQSLDEVLPANLYSTLGRWMDGHTSIRQMARYLNRDILAVARAIYPYVLQGSIQLVYPTTADLKGGPSPLALPPSDKVPRILYIDDGVAVGKAVEQILSKRGYEATAIASPLRALSLVFQLKPDLILCDIAMPELDGYELCTMLRSSTAFKHIPIVMLTGKEGLIDRIKARMAGATNYLSKPFSEAELLTLVEEYVGPGNPERLEADDLLAETLKKELGIE, from the coding sequence ATGCAGGGACACCTTAACGAGATTGACATCCGCAGCATCCTGCAACTCATTGAGTTAGGGCAACGCACGGGTGAGTTGTATGTTGAAACACTCACTCTTCCCCCCTGGAGTACGGATGGGGGTTCCCATGCCAATTTCCTGGCTGGCCGGGGCCAAGTCCAGCGATCGTGGTTTGTCTTTTTCAACAATGGTCATGCTGTCTATGCCACCCACCCGGACGAAATGCTGACCCGTCTGCAAGATTATTTGCGGGCCTACAATATCACCGAAATCCCCAGCGATATCAAGGTCCCTGCTGGCGCACCCAACCACGTTCCGGAATATGACTACCTGTGGGCCTTACTCGAACACCGCATCCTGACGCCTGATCAGGCCCGCAAAATTGTTCGGGGCCTCATACGGGAGACCTTGTTTGATCTACTGAGTCTCCACCAGGGAACCTTTGTGTTTGAATTGGGTGCGCCCCTCTCACCCCAGTTGACCACGTTGGAAGTGGGTTCCCTTGTGCGGGAAACGATGACTCAGGTGCAGGAGTGGAAGCAATTCTATCCCCACATCCAGTTCCCCACCCAATGTCCCGTCCCTGCGGATGGCCAGTCACTGGATGAGGTTTTACCCGCGAATTTGTACAGCACCTTAGGCCGTTGGATGGATGGGCACACCTCCATTCGCCAGATGGCTCGCTATCTCAACCGCGATATTCTGGCCGTGGCACGGGCGATTTATCCCTATGTGCTCCAGGGGTCGATCCAACTGGTCTACCCCACCACTGCCGATCTCAAGGGGGGACCCTCCCCGCTCGCCCTACCCCCCTCGGATAAGGTGCCCCGGATTCTCTATATCGACGATGGGGTGGCAGTGGGCAAAGCAGTGGAACAAATCCTCAGTAAGCGGGGTTATGAAGCAACGGCTATTGCCAGCCCCCTGCGTGCCCTCAGTCTGGTCTTCCAACTTAAACCTGATCTCATCCTGTGTGACATTGCCATGCCGGAACTGGATGGCTATGAACTGTGTACGATGCTGCGAAGTTCAACTGCATTTAAACATATCCCGATCGTCATGCTGACGGGCAAAGAAGGGTTAATCGATCGCATCAAAGCCCGTATGGCGGGGGCCACGAACTACCTCAGTAAACCCTTCAGTGAGGCAGAATTGTTGACCCTGGTTGAAGAATATGTAGGCCCCGGTAATCCGGAACGGTTAGAGGCAGATGATTTGTTAGCGGAAACCCTCAAGAAAGAATTGGGGATTGAATAA
- the leuB gene encoding 3-isopropylmalate dehydrogenase — MSQPYRITLLPGDGIGPEIMAVAVAVLQCVAAQEGLQFEFQEALVGGAAIDATGEPLPAATLEQCRQSDAVLLAAIGGYKWDTLPRPQRPETGLLALRAGMELFANLRPATILPQLIDASSLKPEVVAGVDIMVVRELTGGIYFGQPKGIFATETGEKRGVNTMAYTESEIDRIGRVAFETARKRRGKLCSVDKANVLEVSQLWRDRITALASEYPDVELTHLYVDNAAMQLVRWPKQFDTIVTGNLFGDILSDVAAMLTGSIGMLPSASLGASGPGLFEPVHGSAPDIAGQDKANPLAQVLSAAMMLRYGLNQPQAAQRIEQAVLTVLDQGLRTADLAPPGAPVVGCRAMGEALLQALASDAPAQT; from the coding sequence ATGAGCCAGCCCTATCGCATTACCCTTCTGCCTGGAGACGGCATTGGTCCAGAAATTATGGCGGTTGCCGTGGCGGTTCTCCAGTGTGTGGCGGCACAGGAGGGACTACAGTTTGAGTTTCAAGAGGCCCTCGTCGGGGGAGCGGCGATCGATGCGACGGGGGAACCCCTACCTGCCGCTACCCTGGAACAATGTCGCCAGAGTGATGCCGTCTTGCTAGCGGCGATCGGCGGTTATAAGTGGGATACCCTCCCCCGCCCCCAGCGTCCAGAAACGGGCTTATTGGCCCTACGGGCCGGGATGGAACTCTTTGCGAATTTGCGTCCGGCAACCATTCTGCCCCAACTGATTGATGCCTCCTCCTTGAAGCCGGAGGTGGTAGCAGGGGTCGATATCATGGTGGTGCGGGAACTGACTGGGGGGATTTATTTCGGCCAACCCAAGGGGATTTTTGCCACGGAGACTGGTGAGAAACGGGGGGTCAATACAATGGCCTACACTGAATCGGAAATCGATCGCATTGGCCGGGTAGCGTTTGAAACTGCCCGCAAACGCCGGGGAAAGCTGTGCTCGGTCGATAAGGCGAATGTCCTAGAGGTCTCGCAACTCTGGCGCGATCGCATCACAGCCCTTGCCAGCGAATACCCCGATGTGGAATTAACTCACTTATATGTGGACAATGCGGCGATGCAACTGGTGCGCTGGCCGAAGCAATTTGACACCATTGTGACGGGTAACCTCTTCGGTGACATTCTCTCCGATGTGGCCGCCATGCTGACCGGCAGTATTGGGATGTTGCCGTCGGCCAGCCTAGGGGCATCTGGCCCAGGATTGTTTGAACCGGTGCATGGCTCCGCCCCAGATATTGCGGGTCAAGATAAGGCGAATCCCCTGGCTCAAGTCTTGAGTGCCGCGATGATGTTGCGCTATGGTCTGAATCAACCCCAAGCCGCCCAACGCATTGAACAGGCCGTATTAACCGTGCTGGATCAAGGGCTGCGCACGGCGGATCTGGCTCCCCCCGGTGCACCGGTTGTGGGTTGTCGGGCAATGGGCGAGGCCTTGCTGCAAGCCCTAGCCAGCGATGCGCCAGCCCAGACATGA
- a CDS encoding pentapeptide repeat-containing protein, which yields MMESLEPYYRVLGLEPGASAEEVNEAYKDLVFIWHPDRLPKDNPRLQQKAHAKLKEINQARDKLRSHQTSKASSQNRQHGRSHSVSKGESAHTASSHSPQGQRSASAQPRKQYHSTYTGNYYNSYRQTTWQQPPRPPAGTNPSGAAASSSQPDPQAPHGRANASTYGPSTNASPHASSTSPNGGVSTGTSAKGPSPPNAPPQGGNGQEHRSPTPGYEARQAAPPRPRSRPQPPDLSGADLQGVDWREKYLEGRNLSHANLSHANLSDAFLHRINLSGANLFQANLFRANLLEADLSQANLQEANLIGADLSGADLRGANFRGAKVGVSGRLMVKLTGAKLQGAILPDGSVHG from the coding sequence ATGATGGAAAGCCTAGAGCCATACTATCGCGTACTGGGATTGGAACCGGGAGCCTCCGCGGAGGAAGTTAACGAGGCCTATAAAGATTTGGTGTTCATCTGGCATCCCGATCGCCTGCCCAAGGATAATCCCCGCCTGCAACAAAAGGCCCACGCCAAGTTGAAGGAGATTAACCAGGCACGGGATAAATTGCGATCGCACCAGACGAGCAAGGCTAGCAGCCAAAATCGTCAGCATGGTCGTTCGCACAGCGTCTCCAAAGGGGAATCAGCCCATACGGCATCTAGCCATAGTCCCCAGGGACAGCGATCGGCGTCGGCTCAACCGCGTAAGCAGTATCACTCAACCTACACAGGCAACTACTACAACTCCTACCGCCAAACCACCTGGCAGCAACCGCCACGCCCCCCAGCCGGTACCAACCCCTCTGGTGCAGCCGCCAGTTCCTCGCAGCCAGACCCACAGGCGCCGCATGGACGGGCTAATGCATCAACCTATGGCCCATCAACCAACGCCTCCCCTCATGCGTCTAGTACGTCCCCCAATGGGGGAGTGAGCACAGGAACCTCTGCCAAGGGTCCCTCACCCCCGAATGCCCCTCCCCAGGGGGGCAATGGGCAGGAACACCGATCACCTACCCCCGGTTACGAGGCTCGTCAAGCAGCGCCGCCCCGTCCGCGATCGCGGCCCCAACCCCCCGATCTGAGTGGGGCCGACCTTCAGGGGGTTGATTGGCGCGAAAAGTATCTGGAGGGGCGCAACCTCAGTCATGCTAATCTTAGTCACGCCAACCTCAGTGATGCCTTTCTGCATCGCATTAATCTGAGTGGTGCCAACTTGTTCCAGGCCAACCTCTTCCGGGCTAACTTACTAGAAGCTGATTTGAGCCAGGCCAATCTGCAAGAGGCTAACCTGATTGGGGCTGACTTGAGTGGCGCTGATCTACGGGGAGCTAACTTCAGAGGCGCCAAGGTGGGGGTGTCGGGACGGCTGATGGTGAAGCTGACGGGGGCCAAATTACAAGGAGCCATCCTTCCGGATGGGTCAGTGCATGGTTAA